A stretch of the Desulforamulus ferrireducens genome encodes the following:
- a CDS encoding D-Ala-D-Ala carboxypeptidase family metallohydrolase, protein MLKIITMWLVLVTGARPVIITSGYRCPAHNRAVGGARLSQHLYGNAADIIVAAAATQDEATAKNVTSKTTPELIVHVPARDGSSYLSPDIVVDAAKTLGFPGVGRYQGFTHVDVRPNGPARWNR, encoded by the coding sequence GTGCTAAAAATTATAACAATGTGGCTGGTTCTTGTAACCGGCGCCCGGCCGGTAATCATCACCTCCGGCTACCGCTGCCCGGCACACAACCGGGCCGTGGGCGGCGCCCGGTTGAGCCAGCACCTCTACGGCAACGCGGCGGATATTATCGTGGCCGCTGCCGCCACGCAGGATGAGGCGACGGCAAAAAATGTTACATCCAAAACCACTCCCGAGCTAATAGTGCATGTACCGGCCCGCGACGGTTCTTCTTACCTTTCGCCGGATATAGTGGTAGATGCGGCTAAAACATTGGGCTTTCCGGGCGTGGGGCGTTATCAAGGTTTCACCCATGTAGATGTAAGGCCGAACGGGCCGGCCAGGTGGAACAGGTAA
- a CDS encoding YvrJ family protein has protein sequence MEEYMKLAANYGFPMVVAGYLLVRLEPLIKELQKSITLLTLVVAKQSDIDVDKMRQIVDGGS, from the coding sequence ATGGAAGAGTATATGAAATTGGCGGCCAACTACGGCTTTCCGATGGTGGTGGCCGGTTACCTGTTGGTGCGGCTGGAGCCGCTGATCAAGGAACTGCAGAAGTCCATCACCCTGCTGACGCTGGTGGTGGCCAAGCAGTCGGACATAGACGTGGACAAAATGCGGCAGATCGTCGATGGCGGGAGCTGA
- a CDS encoding DUF2922 domain-containing protein translates to MASYLEMLFRNQADQLVTISVIDPRPDITPGDVEAVMDTIIAQNIFTSPGGDLVAKVQARVIERTYTWYNMS, encoded by the coding sequence ATGGCTTCATATTTGGAAATGTTGTTCCGCAACCAGGCCGACCAATTGGTTACCATCAGCGTCATTGACCCCCGCCCGGATATTACCCCGGGCGATGTAGAGGCAGTGATGGACACCATCATCGCCCAGAATATTTTCACCAGCCCGGGCGGGGATCTGGTGGCCAAAGTGCAAGCGCGGGTTATCGAACGGACCTACACCTGGTACAACATGAGTTAA
- a CDS encoding DUF1659 domain-containing protein — protein sequence MSVEAIKYDSDLVLKVQTGTDPGTVEPVVKLRRYTRVKPEATHEAVHAVGEAIAGLQVHPLVEITRQDDLRLEAG from the coding sequence ATGTCAGTAGAAGCCATTAAATACGACAGCGACCTGGTATTGAAAGTACAGACCGGCACCGACCCGGGCACAGTGGAACCGGTGGTCAAGCTCAGGCGCTACACCCGGGTCAAGCCCGAGGCAACCCACGAAGCGGTGCACGCCGTGGGAGAAGCCATCGCCGGGCTGCAGGTACACCCGCTGGTGGAGATTACCCGCCAGGACGACCTGCGGTTGGAAGCGGGATAG
- a CDS encoding DUF2922 domain-containing protein, which translates to METTQTLQMRFVTQAGTRVTISLDNPRDDLTEAEVTAAMDQIIAKNIFSTSGGDLVAKDSAQIIDRTVNVIYEA; encoded by the coding sequence ATGGAGACTACTCAAACCCTGCAGATGCGTTTTGTGACCCAGGCGGGCACCCGGGTGACCATTTCGCTGGACAATCCCAGGGATGACCTTACCGAGGCCGAGGTTACCGCGGCAATGGACCAGATAATCGCCAAAAATATTTTCTCCACCAGCGGCGGCGACCTGGTGGCCAAGGACAGCGCGCAAATCATCGACCGGACCGTCAACGTTATTTATGAAGCGTAA
- a CDS encoding DUF1659 domain-containing protein: MAVDKIPTGTTLRLQLQTGVDENGDPVFRNKSLTNVKPEALDQDVFDVAQTLAGLQESILADVLRIDSARLEEIV, translated from the coding sequence ATGGCGGTTGATAAAATACCCACCGGCACTACTTTGCGGCTGCAGTTACAGACCGGCGTGGACGAAAACGGCGACCCGGTTTTTCGCAATAAGAGCCTGACCAACGTCAAACCCGAGGCCCTGGACCAGGATGTTTTTGATGTGGCCCAAACCCTGGCCGGCCTGCAGGAAAGCATCCTCGCGGATGTGCTGCGCATCGACAGCGCCAGGCTGGAAGAAATCGTTTAA
- a CDS encoding lamin tail domain-containing protein gives MSSWKLVSEKGNQEFTFPAGTALAPGGTLKIATGPDTTAGQGVLVWTRKNIWNNNGDPGAIYNSGGKLVSRYPR, from the coding sequence ATCTCCAGCTGGAAGCTTGTTAGCGAGAAGGGCAATCAGGAGTTCACTTTCCCGGCAGGGACGGCACTTGCACCCGGGGGAACCCTTAAAATTGCAACCGGCCCCGATACAACGGCGGGACAGGGGGTCCTGGTCTGGACCAGGAAGAATATATGGAACAATAACGGCGACCCCGGCGCTATTTATAATTCCGGCGGGAAACTGGTATCAAGGTATCCGAGGTGA
- a CDS encoding DUF3006 domain-containing protein produces the protein MIIIDRFEGKWAVIEYGDVTFNFPRELLPEGAKEGDVLSITVAFDEQATEGQSKKIDKLVNDLFNLFFLPVEIANKVATHHQARLLGRAFG, from the coding sequence ATGATAATTATTGACCGTTTTGAAGGGAAATGGGCCGTAATAGAATATGGTGACGTAACTTTTAATTTTCCGAGAGAGCTTTTGCCTGAGGGTGCCAAGGAAGGCGATGTTTTGAGTATTACTGTAGCGTTTGACGAGCAAGCCACAGAAGGGCAGTCTAAAAAAATAGATAAGCTGGTAAATGATCTGTTTAACTTATTCTTTCTACCTGTAGAGATTGCAAATAAGGTAGCCACACATCACCAGGCCCGGCTTTTGGGTCGGGCTTTCGGGTAG
- a CDS encoding SWIM zinc finger family protein, with the protein MVVIERRGRGGSARCGCEDAVKRGVLCKHIAFAAMSELGLAAAARSAHRQLQVLGR; encoded by the coding sequence ATGGTGGTCATCGAGCGCCGGGGCCGCGGCGGGTCAGCGCGGTGCGGCTGCGAGGATGCGGTCAAGCGCGGGGTGCTGTGCAAGCATATTGCATTTGCCGCCATGTCAGAGCTGGGGCTGGCAGCGGCGGCGCGTAGCGCGCACAGGCAGCTGCAGGTGCTGGGGCGCTGA
- a CDS encoding nucleotide-binding domain-containing protein: MSLSDDFNTFCNDILLKNRADMETSAGEIAKKLNNVYYDLSSEKEEHMYIVGSVGRESAIKGSSDLDLIFDLPNETYKKFDNYTGNGQSALLQEVKDHLKERYPKTKLRGDGQVVVIEFTNYTVELVPGFKQSDGKFKYPDTHDGGSWKKTDPIPEKEESKNFDIETGGNFLNFCHTIRAWKNKKGFKFSGLLIDTLVYNFFNDNTSYKAVGYDAYLEVLKELFNYLKGLNKQQSYWYALGSNQHVYNTDNGNFIDKAKEAYEEIKDLDEESENINDVLRNLLGTEFPKKEVATEQANLYKGLYTRKYRNTEEFIERKFPVDIRYNLVIDCKVTQDGWRDQWLSAILKQRGLLRINKKLDFYIDYTDAPEPYDIYWKVKNEGEVAIQKDCIRGQVIRTNNKHQKERTDFKGPHYVECYLVKNNVCVARARINVPIGNF, from the coding sequence ATGAGTTTATCGGACGATTTCAATACATTTTGCAATGATATACTTTTAAAAAATAGGGCTGATATGGAAACATCAGCGGGTGAGATAGCTAAAAAACTTAACAATGTATATTATGATTTGTCTTCTGAAAAAGAAGAACATATGTATATTGTAGGCTCTGTGGGTAGGGAATCGGCAATAAAGGGTTCAAGCGATCTAGACCTTATTTTTGATTTGCCTAATGAGACATATAAAAAATTTGATAATTACACAGGTAATGGACAATCTGCATTACTGCAAGAGGTCAAAGACCATTTAAAAGAAAGGTATCCCAAGACAAAGTTAAGAGGGGATGGACAGGTTGTAGTTATTGAATTTACTAACTATACAGTTGAACTGGTTCCTGGATTTAAGCAGTCTGATGGTAAATTTAAGTATCCGGATACCCATGATGGAGGTAGCTGGAAAAAGACCGACCCCATACCCGAAAAAGAGGAAAGTAAAAATTTTGACATTGAAACAGGGGGCAACTTTCTCAATTTCTGTCACACAATAAGAGCTTGGAAGAATAAAAAAGGATTTAAGTTTAGTGGTTTATTAATAGATACCTTAGTCTACAACTTTTTTAATGACAACACTTCTTATAAGGCTGTGGGCTATGACGCGTATTTAGAGGTATTAAAAGAGTTATTTAATTATTTAAAAGGTTTAAATAAACAACAGAGTTATTGGTATGCTTTAGGTAGTAATCAGCATGTATATAACACTGATAATGGTAATTTTATAGACAAAGCAAAGGAAGCTTATGAAGAGATAAAAGATTTGGATGAAGAATCTGAAAATATCAATGATGTTTTAAGAAACCTATTGGGTACTGAATTTCCTAAAAAGGAGGTTGCAACAGAGCAAGCAAATCTATACAAGGGTCTCTATACAAGAAAATATAGGAATACTGAAGAATTTATTGAACGTAAATTTCCGGTTGATATTAGATACAACCTTGTCATTGATTGTAAGGTCACACAAGATGGTTGGAGGGACCAATGGTTAAGTGCAATACTGAAACAACGTGGATTATTAAGGATAAATAAAAAATTAGATTTTTATATAGATTATACGGATGCACCAGAACCTTATGATATTTATTGGAAGGTAAAGAATGAAGGCGAGGTGGCAATTCAAAAAGACTGTATTAGAGGGCAGGTAATTAGAACTAACAACAAGCATCAAAAAGAAAGAACAGATTTTAAAGGACCACACTATGTTGAATGTTATCTTGTGAAAAATAACGTATGCGTAGCCAGAGCGAGAATTAATGTTCCAATAGGAAATTTTTAA
- a CDS encoding SLATT domain-containing protein gives MNTNIELLESQIRQIFASVVWTHKIQEKQADIYRDRYNKLETAKILVSSITSAGILSIIFVDGLWLKIATAIISMITIAINTYYKNFDLVSMANEHKHSALQLLRLREKLICLLCGIKMQKLNEDEIIKERDEILEELMNAYDNARDATSGALNKASQHLKERGDLTYSDEDIDSFLPIYLKKGGN, from the coding sequence ATGAATACTAATATTGAATTGTTAGAATCACAAATTAGACAAATTTTTGCAAGTGTAGTTTGGACCCATAAAATTCAAGAAAAACAGGCAGACATCTATAGAGATAGATATAACAAATTGGAGACGGCAAAAATACTAGTTTCCTCTATTACATCGGCAGGTATTTTATCTATAATTTTTGTTGACGGTTTATGGTTAAAAATTGCCACCGCTATAATTTCTATGATTACCATTGCTATAAATACATACTACAAAAATTTTGATCTGGTTAGTATGGCCAATGAGCATAAACATTCTGCATTACAGTTATTAAGATTAAGGGAAAAACTAATTTGCTTGCTATGCGGTATTAAAATGCAAAAGCTTAATGAGGATGAGATTATAAAAGAAAGGGATGAAATTCTGGAAGAGTTAATGAATGCTTACGATAATGCAAGAGATGCAACCTCCGGGGCATTGAATAAAGCAAGTCAACATTTAAAAGAAAGAGGAGATTTAACCTATTCTGATGAAGATATTGATAGCTTCTTACCAATCTACTTAAAAAAGGGAGGTAATTAA
- a CDS encoding RusA family crossover junction endodeoxyribonuclease: MSPFLNPPKKSRSYEETVGWVGKQVFKNPYDGPVKLQVNVYLSAPGGDLDNYVKSIQDGLNGIAWRDDRQVTRLKAGLFVRPGVQERAEVVIQELRNEAPR, encoded by the coding sequence GTGTCCCCTTTCCTTAATCCCCCGAAGAAAAGCCGCAGCTACGAAGAAACCGTGGGCTGGGTGGGCAAACAGGTGTTTAAAAACCCCTACGACGGTCCGGTCAAGCTGCAGGTAAACGTATATTTGTCCGCGCCCGGGGGCGACCTGGACAACTACGTCAAAAGCATCCAGGACGGCTTAAACGGCATCGCCTGGCGTGACGACCGGCAGGTCACCAGGCTGAAAGCCGGCCTGTTCGTCCGGCCCGGAGTGCAGGAGCGGGCGGAAGTGGTGATTCAGGAGCTGAGAAATGAAGCACCTCGATGA
- a CDS encoding replication protein, which yields MANPQPDEFTRISNELFEAIILAGFKKRQLNIILLVIRLSYGCGRKYAVLRQADFQVIGIDKSDIKKELLLLVECGVLTVNGERVALNKDYDRWRIPRARPGGQERFKQILKRNLAEKAAGSAPAGTGTGAGKSSTGPGAKVGNSPTTTANWVGKLPGAETAVGNSPTIPAGPVGKTPTFIAEPVGETPTIPAGLVGKSPTLTGPVGKTPTTELVNHQPKGWQNTNPGVGKTPTLQTPQARGGKGPGGAERNIKETLKKSKEKETCAYDPHFEKFWAVYPRKVEKQRAYRCWKIRIREGLSEGLTTEGLVGDLVNAAANYAAECRRQGTQQRYIKHAATFLGPDKPYLDWIKPPQDGQKSRSDDRTDNLADNRQDEKKALIRSLYMS from the coding sequence ATGGCCAACCCGCAACCCGACGAGTTCACCAGAATATCCAACGAATTATTCGAGGCCATCATCCTGGCTGGTTTTAAAAAACGGCAGCTGAACATCATCCTGCTGGTTATCCGCTTGAGCTACGGGTGCGGCCGCAAATACGCCGTACTGCGGCAGGCCGACTTCCAGGTCATCGGCATCGACAAAAGCGACATCAAAAAAGAATTGCTCCTGTTGGTGGAATGCGGAGTGTTGACCGTAAACGGCGAGCGGGTCGCCTTGAACAAAGACTACGACCGCTGGCGCATTCCCCGGGCCCGGCCCGGCGGGCAGGAGCGTTTCAAACAAATCCTCAAGCGGAACCTGGCGGAAAAAGCGGCCGGTTCAGCGCCGGCCGGCACCGGAACAGGGGCCGGCAAATCATCAACCGGCCCGGGCGCAAAGGTCGGTAATTCACCGACAACTACCGCAAATTGGGTTGGTAAATTGCCAGGCGCGGAAACAGCAGTTGGTAATTCACCAACCATTCCCGCCGGCCCGGTTGGTAAAACACCAACATTTATTGCAGAACCGGTTGGTGAAACACCAACTATTCCTGCCGGCTTGGTTGGTAAATCACCAACTCTTACGGGGCCGGTTGGTAAAACACCAACTACCGAGTTGGTAAATCACCAACCTAAAGGTTGGCAAAACACCAACCCCGGGGTTGGTAAAACACCAACCTTGCAAACCCCGCAGGCCAGGGGCGGCAAGGGCCCGGGCGGTGCCGAAAGAAATATTAAAGAAACATTAAAGAAAAGTAAAGAAAAAGAAACATGTGCGTACGACCCGCACTTTGAAAAATTCTGGGCCGTCTATCCCCGGAAGGTGGAAAAACAGCGTGCCTACAGGTGCTGGAAAATTCGCATCAGGGAAGGTCTATCGGAAGGCCTGACTACGGAAGGCCTGGTTGGGGACCTGGTCAACGCCGCAGCAAACTACGCCGCCGAGTGCCGCAGGCAGGGCACGCAGCAGCGGTACATCAAACACGCCGCCACTTTCCTGGGGCCGGACAAACCGTATTTAGACTGGATAAAACCACCGCAAGACGGTCAAAAAAGCCGGTCGGACGACCGGACGGACAACTTGGCGGACAACCGGCAGGACGAGAAAAAAGCATTAATCCGGTCACTGTACATGAGCTAA
- a CDS encoding DNA replication protein, whose protein sequence is MEQLTRKERLVLGLIPAGCKQAVHKRRLAELTGLSEREAREIIYHLVVEHGLPIGSSTEPGAGGYFIITSAEDMEIATRHLRPRAVKIFKRARALEKIAQSMFDRHFKLVLDK, encoded by the coding sequence GTGGAACAGTTGACCCGCAAAGAGCGCCTGGTGCTGGGGCTGATCCCCGCCGGCTGCAAGCAGGCCGTGCATAAACGCCGGCTGGCCGAACTGACCGGCTTAAGCGAGCGGGAGGCTCGGGAAATCATCTACCACCTGGTGGTGGAACACGGCCTGCCCATCGGCAGCAGCACCGAGCCCGGCGCCGGCGGTTACTTCATCATCACAAGCGCCGAAGACATGGAAATAGCCACCCGGCACTTAAGGCCCCGGGCGGTGAAAATATTCAAACGCGCCCGGGCGCTGGAGAAGATAGCCCAGTCCATGTTCGACCGGCACTTCAAGCTGGTGCTGGACAAATGA